One window from the genome of Sesamum indicum cultivar Zhongzhi No. 13 linkage group LG15, S_indicum_v1.0, whole genome shotgun sequence encodes:
- the LOC105177204 gene encoding pentatricopeptide repeat-containing protein At5g39980, chloroplastic, with protein sequence MSTTLSPATSMHTQHHPIPSPPLLRFTLPSILVPSGDVKIQNPKPHLKIFAFSSPAKDVWRRKTHVPLTPTNTTPHQPHRRNRNSAFLDHSVDMEELLSSIGQTSDEHELYSLMSLYKSRSLSVRFMVALLSREPDWQRSLALLDWMNEEALYSPSVFAYNVVLRNVLRAKQWEVAYGLFDEMRGRALSPDRYTYSTLITHFGKEGLFDDALSWLQKMEQDRVPGDLVLYSNLIELSRKLCDYSKAISIFSRLKRSGIAPDLVAYNSMLNVFGKAKLFGEARSLISEMRKAGVMPDTVSYSTLLTMYVENQKFLEALSVFSEMRESRCLLDLTTCNIMIDVYGQLDMAKEADRLFWSMRKLGIEPNVVSYNTLLRVYGDAELFGEAIHLFRLMQRKNIEQNVVTYNTMIMIYGKTLEHEKANNLIQEMHSRRIEPNAITYSTIISIWGKVGRLDRAAMLFQKLRSSGIEIDQVLYQTMIVAYERAGLVAHAKRLLHELKRPDNIPRGTAIHILAGAGRIEEATWVFRQAVDAGEVKDIAVFERMIDLFSKYRKYANVIEVYERMRATGYFPDSNVISLVLNAYGKLHEFDKADGVYMELQDEGCVFSDEVHFQMLSLCGSRKDFKMVETLFERLELDPNINKKDLHLVVAGIYERANRLNDTSRIINQMSDEVSRT encoded by the coding sequence ATGAGTACTACTTTATCCCCCGCCACTTCCATGCACACACAGCACCACCCCATCCCTTCTCCTCCATTGCTTCGCTTCACTCTCCCCAGTATCCTCGTACCTTCCGGGGACGTCAAGATCCAGAATCCCAAACCCCAcctcaaaatatttgctttCTCCTCACCTGCAAAGGATGTCTGGCGAAGAAAAACCCATGTCCCACTCACACCCACCAATACCACACCCCACCAGCCTCACCGGCGAAACCGGAACTCAGCATTTCTGGACCACAGCGTAGATATGGAAGAACTGTTATCCTCCATTGGTCAGACCTCCGACGAGCATGAACTCTACTCTTTGATGTCACTCTACAAAAGCCGCAGCCTCTCCGTCAGATTCATGGTCGCGCTGCTCTCACGTGAGCCCGACTGGCAACGCTCGCTTGCTTTACTCGATTGGATGAATGAGGAAGCACTGTATAGTCCATCCGTGTTTGCTTACAACGTGGTCTTGCGTAATGTGCTACGAGCAAAGCAGTGGGAGGTTGCCTACGGACTGTTTGACGAAATGCGGGGGAGAGCTCTGTCTCCGGATAGGTATACTTATTCTACTCTGATTACTCATTTTGGGAAAGAGGGTCTTTTTGATGATGCATTGTCTTGGCTTCAGAAGATGGAACAGGACCGCGTGCCCGGGGATTTGGTTTTGTACAGTAATTTGATTGAGTTGTCCCGTAAACTCTGTGATTACTCCAAGGCGATCTCAATTTTTTCAAGGCTGAAGAGGTCGGGGATTGCCCCCGATCTCGTCGCATATAATTCAATGCTTAATGTGTTTGGGAAGGCTAAGCTTTTTGGGGAAGCACGGTCATTGATTAGTGAGATGAGGAAGGCAGGGGTTATGCCAGATACAGTTAGTTACTCAACACTGTTGACTATGTATGTTGAGAATCAAAAGTTTCTAGAGGCTTTATCTGTGTTTTCGGAAATGAGGGAGAGTAGGTGTTTGCTTGATCTCACCACATGTAATATAATGATAGATGTGTACGGGCAGCTTGATATGGCGAAGGAGGCAGATAGGCTGTTCTGGAGTATGAGAAAATTGGGGATCGAGCCAAATGTGGTTAGCTATAATACTCTTTTGAGGGTTTATGGTGATGCCGAGCTCTTTGGGGAGGCAATACATCTGTTTAGGTTGATGCAGAGAAAGAATATTGAGCAAAATGTTGTGACGTATAATACTATGATAATGATTTATGGGAAGACGCTTGAGCATGAAAAAGCTAATAATCTGATTCAGGAGATGCACAGCAGGCGCATTGAGCCCAATGCAATTACTTATTCCACAATAATATCGATATGGGGTAAAGTAGGGAGGTTAGATCGGGCGGCAATGCTGTTCCAGAAGCTTCGAAGCTCTGGTATTGAGATTGATCAAGTTCTTTATCAGACAATGATTGTGGCATATGAGAGAGCTGGTTTGGTTGCTCATGCCAAACGTTTGTTGCATGAACTCAAGCGCCCAGATAATATTCCAAGGGGAACTGCCATTCATATCCTTGCTGGAGCTGGAAGAATAGAAGAAGCCACTTGGGTGTTCAGACAAGCCGTTGATGCTGGAGAGGTCAAAGATATAGCAGTCTTTGAGCGCATGATCGATCTTTTCTCCAAATACAGAAAGTATGCAAATGTAATTGAGGTGTATGAGAGAATGAGAGCAACAGGATATTTTCCCGACTCTAATGTGATATCCCTTGTTCTGAATGCTTATGGCAAATTACACGAGTTTGACAAGGCAGATGGCGTATATATGGAGCTACAGGATGAGGGTTGTGTTTTCTCAGATGAAGTTCATTTTCAAATGCTGAGCCTTTGCGGCTCGAGGAAAGATTTCAAGATGGTTGAAACTTTGTTTGAGAGGCTAGAATTAGATCCCAACATTAACAAAAAGGATCTACATCTTGTTGTTGCTGGCATTTATGAAAGAGCAAATAGACTAAATGATACATCGAGAATTATCAACCAGATGAGTGACGAAGTAAGTCGGACGTGA